From the genome of Deltaproteobacteria bacterium:
CGGCGTGATCGGTGAGCCGCTGAATCAGGAAGCCATGATTAGGGCTCTTCCGAATCTGAAGGCCGGCTTGGGAAAGGATCAGCTGCCCGAGGTGGCCCGGGCCATGATGACGACCGACACCAGGCCCAAGATCGTAAAATCCGAAGGGAAGATTGACGGGCGTCCCTTCAAGATTGTCGGGCTGGCCAAAGGCGCTGGTATGATCGCCCCGAATATGGCCACCCTGTTATCCTTTATCCTTACAGATGCGGTCATCCAGGCAAAACCGCTTCAAGACGTCCTGGGTCCGGCCGTGGAAGCCACATTCAACCGGATTACCGTTGATGGCGATACGTCAACCAACGATACGGTCCTGATCCTGGCCAGTGGCCGGGCGGGTTTTAAGCCATTGACTCCGGAAGAACCTGCCAACTGGAAGGTCTTCGAGCAGGCCTTGAGACACGTCCTGGCCGATCTGGCTCGCCTGCTGATAACTGACGCCGAAGGCGCAACCAGGCTTGTTCATGTCATTGTGAGCGGGGCCGCGGATGACACCCAGGCCCGGGAAGCCGCCATGACGGTGGCCAACTCGCCTCTGGTCAAAACCGCTCTCTTCGGCCAGGACGCCAACTGGGGCCGGATCATGGCCGCCCTGGGCCGCAGCCGCGCTGCATTCGATCCTGAGCAGGTGTCCATCCTCTTTGATCAGGCTCTCCTGGTCCGTCAGGGACGGTTAGCCGGTGATGAGGCCAAAGCCGCGCAGGTGATGCGCCAGGACGAGTTTTCCATATCCATAGACCTGGGCGCCGGTTCGGGTCAGGCCGAGGTTCTCACCTGTGACATGTCTTATGACTACGTTCGTCTCAATGCGGACTACCGAAGCTAATTCCCTTCATTGATTCACAAAACAGGGCTGATTTTTCTATATGGAAGACAGCCCTTTTTTATTTTGCTCAAATTTCTAACAAAGAGTTCACGAACCAATTTGAACATATGTTCAAAAAAAGACTTGACAAAATAGATTTTTATGTATATGTTATGAACAGATGTTCATAAAGGAAGCCTAGATGCCGCGACCGAGAAAATGGAGAAGAGTTCAATCCCAGCCTGAGGTGACCTACTTCAAGCCGCAGGGCATCTCGGTGCGGGGGCTGAGCGAGGTCACCCTGCCGGTCGAGGGTCTGGAGGCCCTGCGCCTCGCTGATCTGGACAGACTGGACCATGAAGTGGCCGCGGCCGAAATGGGTATTTCCCGGCCGACTTTCAGCCGCGTTCTGTCGGCCGCCAGGAGCACCGTGGCTGAGGCCCTGGTCAGGGGCCTGGCCATACGGATCGAGGGGGGAGATTTCTTCGTTCAGGGAGGTCCGGGGCGCGGTTTTGGTCCTTATGGCGGCCAGCGTCGTGGCCGAGGAGGCCGGGGCGGACCGCC
Proteins encoded in this window:
- the argJ gene encoding bifunctional glutamate N-acetyltransferase/amino-acid acetyltransferase ArgJ — encoded protein: MNVDGFKAAALAAGLRKEDHLDLGLIAADEPVAVAGVFTRNTVQAAPVLWSRARVAKGRAQAILVNSGQANACTGPEGMEAASQTARAVAQELGCGEDEVLLASTGVIGEPLNQEAMIRALPNLKAGLGKDQLPEVARAMMTTDTRPKIVKSEGKIDGRPFKIVGLAKGAGMIAPNMATLLSFILTDAVIQAKPLQDVLGPAVEATFNRITVDGDTSTNDTVLILASGRAGFKPLTPEEPANWKVFEQALRHVLADLARLLITDAEGATRLVHVIVSGAADDTQAREAAMTVANSPLVKTALFGQDANWGRIMAALGRSRAAFDPEQVSILFDQALLVRQGRLAGDEAKAAQVMRQDEFSISIDLGAGSGQAEVLTCDMSYDYVRLNADYRS
- a CDS encoding DUF134 domain-containing protein gives rise to the protein MPRPRKWRRVQSQPEVTYFKPQGISVRGLSEVTLPVEGLEALRLADLDRLDHEVAAAEMGISRPTFSRVLSAARSTVAEALVRGLAIRIEGGDFFVQGGPGRGFGPYGGQRRGRGGRGGPPLR